The genomic region ATCTTTTGAAAGTATTTCAAAGGGTATTAAATAGTAgggaaaattatgaatatcaAAAATGTTTAAGTAGTTGCTCGCATTTCTTACTTCATCAACATAAATGTAATTGGAACTGCTTAAAATATTTGGTTTTTTATCCTTTGAAatttcaataataaattcataataattttttctaattaggATAGACAATTCGATATTACCCTTTTTGTTTTCAACATGtgtattttgaaaaaaggcTACGAAATAGTTGGTATACGTATCAGATGACTTAGTTAAATTAAGGAAATATTCTTTGTCGTATATTTTGCAGTAATGTTGAAATATAAGATTGCTCTTATATGCTGCATTACTTTTCAAATAGAAAAGAACACAATAGAAGCATTTCCACTCTCCGttttgcatatatacgtaGGTATACCCTTTTTTGATGATCATTATGTCGTATATATCCGTCTCGTACACCCTTCTGTTCACATTTCTTTTCATGTGTTGCTGTATTTTTGCTGCGTTCAAGGGTTGTAACAGGTCGTTATTCATAATTCTGTACACACTAGAAGGGGGAGCTGCCAAGTAGGTGGTAGTGGTAGTAGCACCAGTAGTAGCAGCATCTGCAGTAGAGGCGGTAGCAGTGGCCGTTGCTGTGGTTGTTACAACGGCAGATATGGAGGTGCAGGCTTCCTTATCACTTTTAAGCGCTGAagagaatatataatttaatttatctaaAAATTTTGGCTTACTATTATTTATGGCCTGCTTGTCTTCACTAAATAAAGAGTGAAAATCATGGGTATTGGTATCTCCCCTGTTCTTTAGACATTTATTAAAGCATCCACTATGGTTTCTAAGTTGActgctttttttattatttcctttctgtaatatattattcacgTTATGATTACCATTGTTTAACATATCTGCTACTTCACTCGGCAAATTGGCACTGCATCCTGGAAATGAATCATTAATATATCTTACCTCAACtggtgaaaaaaaatttttgaccTTGCTTATTTTGCTAGAGAAGTTATTAAAAAGGCTTACATAAATATcgtatacatttaataagaACATATCatcttctttattattatcttcgtctgttttattattcccattatttctatttttgttTACAACACAAAtgtcatatatgtatataaattctGATCCATCAACGTCGACATATTCCTTATACGTCTGTTCCAATAAACCATTCAAATAGTTAAACTTGTATGTATCACTTTTATAtgtatcttttatatttctgattattacttttttgcTATCTTCATTAATCACTGTGTTGTTTCCTtctactatattttttttttttttttttttccatcatCAGTGTATAGTCATCCACCATATTgatcctttttattaatgtattatttgaATTGTTCTCCTTATCAGAATGGTACCCATCTTCATATGGAATACAACCTTTATTATCCCCCTCCCAGTGGTTGCTGTTTACCTTTCCATTCAATGATAAACACTCCTTATTACTGTTTTGGTAGAAACTCTCTTTCTTCGTGCTCTCTATCTCGTTctgttccttttttaaaatatttacatcatacttattagatatatttgATTCCCCACATGCTCTGTTCAAACGAGTAGACATGCATAAGTTCAGGTTATTAATTTCACTAGACTTGTATTCTGGATCGCAAACGTTTTCTGCGCAATTCGGCTTGAACGCACCACTCGTGCTAACCTCCTCTACCGTGCTGCTTACGCATTCGCCCAAACACTTCTCAATTGCGCACTTTTCAATTTTACATTTCTCAATTCCATACTCTTCGCTTCCAAATTTTGTGTTTACATCCCTCTGATCGACTGCTATTTTCTCCTCTCCCTTTTCTACATTGCTATCATACGAACAAATCGTTTCGACACTCGAAATGCtcattttctcttttttcaaaTCGTTTCCTGAactgttaataatattttcatcgCATCtctctaaaaataaaaaaaaaaataaaattttttttttttttaaataaaggaGTCAAactgaaaaataaataagcatGTGCTGTTAAGGTAAAATATGCTTTTGTAGTCAATGCACATTTCTTCTCTCTTCACATTTCGAAGAAAATGCGTCTACAGTAATAACTGGAGTAtcaattataatatatacatgtgtatgtacGTGTGCATGCACATAAGCACGTACATAAGCCCGTATGTaagcatgtatgtatatatatgcacatttttttatgccGTAAAAAACGTGCCTGCGCATTTTGCTAATTGAACAAACATTTATCTCATTCTATTTCGTCAATATAAATGTTCACAAG from Plasmodium malariae genome assembly, chromosome: 11 harbors:
- the PmUG01_11049600 gene encoding conserved Plasmodium protein, unknown function; protein product: MLFVACEKHTQTEVLDEGISKQDIKRKKERCDENIINSSGNDLKKEKMSISSVETICSYDSNVEKGEEKIAVDQRDVNTKFGSEEYGIEKCKIEKCAIEKCLGECVSSTVEEVSTSGAFKPNCAENVCDPEYKSSEINNLNLCMSTRLNRACGESNISNKYDVNILKKEQNEIESTKKESFYQNSNKECLSLNGKVNSNHWEGDNKGCIPYEDGYHSDKENNSNNTLIKRINMVDDYTLMMEKNIVEGNNTVINEDSKKVIIRNIKDTYKSDTYKFNYLNGLLEQTYKEYVDVDGSEFIYIYDICVVNKNRNNGNNKTDEDNNKEDDMFLLNVYDIYVSLFNNFSSKISKVKNFFSPVEVRYINDSFPGCSANLPSEVADMLNNGNHNVNNILQKGNNKKSSQLRNHSGCFNKCLKNRGDTNTHDFHSLFSEDKQAINNSKPKFLDKLNYIFSSALKSDKEACTSISAVVTTTATATATASTADAATTGATTTTTYLAAPPSSVYRIMNNDLLQPLNAAKIQQHMKRNVNRRVYETDIYDIMIIKKGYTYVYMQNGEWKCFYCVLFYLKSNAAYKSNLIFQHYCKIYDKEYFLNLTKSSDTYTNYFVAFFQNTHVENKKGNIELSILIRKNYYEFIIEISKDKKPNILSSSNYIYVDEVRNASNYLNIFDIHNFPYYLIPFEILSKDNHTGNSNILSDVNSNIYSNSSNNQLNETNINSNVLTDRGITREILFNYDLLKEWSDCIYFIIEKMIHPNNNMNSITQRDHNEKTHYVSKKFNQWIEAFKQERNIRGNKRVC